A genomic segment from Lineus longissimus chromosome 15, tnLinLong1.2, whole genome shotgun sequence encodes:
- the LOC135499695 gene encoding NADH dehydrogenase [ubiquinone] 1 beta subcomplex subunit 3-like codes for MGGAKPPPVPDYREFKVEGIPKLEEVQRHLKARGLKDPWLRNEAWRFGEGYTTPGVGALRTVFRGFKWGFAAFVVTIAVEKMFKKDDHGHH; via the exons ATGGGGGGAGCGAAACCACCCCCGGTTCCAGATTATAGAGAATTTAAAGTGGAAGGCATCCCCAAACTTGAGGAAGTCCAACGACATTTAAAAGCTCGTGGTTTGAAAGACCCTTGGCTGAG AAATGAAGCTTGGCGCTTTGGTGAGGGCTACACGACTCCTGGAGTTGGTGCTTTGAGGACTGTGTTCCGAGGCTTCAAATGGGGATTTGCTGCATTCGTTGTAACAATCGCCGTAGAAAAAATGTTCAAGAAGGATGACCATGGCCATCATTAA
- the LOC135499750 gene encoding uncharacterized protein DDB_G0283697-like yields the protein MADRRRRRRNSSHSDSEITDEEASSDTIPADLSKSISEGDTNFEKSVTPQKAEEGEHSEYESAEEDQEEGEEEEEETEEETEEETATEEETETEYGDESVVLEESYDEECLEEERQSGDGQEQPDENKERLDDDEDKKNPAYIPRRGAFYEHDTRMSEEKFKEEEQRPKKKLWKDDGKWLHDRYTDEQQAPKSREELIAMYGYDIRSCDKPPDGPLPRGRGGGRGRGPRGRRNLGDFMDKDRRMDDGYNRDRDYQKRDRDYENRDQDNPNNHGDYHYERRFDQNSDSRSDYENVRRGGSRGRAGDRGRGGDRGRGGPRGRGGRGQFTDRGRGGRGQFSDRGRRTDMQNSGGRFRDHNEKENNEVIHRHVEVQSSPETRQDNFVVNLQFEQPGKQSEQWPTPEEAVAPRSKSEPRFDQRSDPRSDQRSNPRSEQRSDPRSDQRSEPRSPRANTRKQWTNSSYKPRNSQDARGDSRGQGHHENAKPVTTVTTDYQRETRSASPVRDTNTPTGVNQEKKSYSRDRHARNYTGRRSQEGGHSNRVMNLERQIDNMRLEEDERRSDQKKERQNANEKKSSHPQKSGPPADQKGAPPMDATSKQDPNQSRPKRYSSQRQRNMADISYQSQEQLAYYGPGSGYPPPSMFPSGGPEVSTTYQPSMIPQGVPYTVPAGAQAPQVSTQARIFPQQPVSIAPGNQPVAANMLPGQFVAPMMGYPPPPIMGHPIVGQIPVPISAALPVSAAPSQSLPPQPANQSQTNREYSRGGTTYYPPEAQQIVSPKRSPARRPKAAIPIVNPQFPEHERKTTSRTSLRQ from the exons ATGGCGGACCGTCggcgaagaagaagaaattcctCACATTCTGACTCCGAAATCACAGACGAAGAGGCGTCTTCAGATACCATACCAGCCGATTTATCAAAGAGTATATCTGAGGGA GATACAAATTTTGAGAAATCTGTGACGCCTCAGAAAGCAGAAGAAG GTGAACATTCTGAGTACGAGAGTGCAGAAGAAGACcaggaagaaggagaagaagag GAGGAGGAAACGGAAGAGGAGACAGAGGAGGAGACCGCTACAGAAGAGGAGACGGAGACTGAGTATGGAGATGAAAGTGTCGTGCTCGAGGAGTCATACGATGAAGAGTGCTTGGAGGAAGAACGTCAGAGTGGCGACGGACAG GAACAACCCGATGAAAACAAGGAACGTctcgatgatgatgaggataaGAAGAATCCGGCGTACATCCCGCGCCGTGGAGCGTTTTATGAACATGACACGAGGATGTCTGAGGAGAAGTTTAAAGAAGAGGAACAAAG GCCAAAGAAGAAACTGTGGAAAGATGACGGTAAATGGTTACACGATCGCTACACAGATGAACAACAGGCACCGAAGTCGAGGGAGGAACTTATAGCCATGTATGGATATGACATCAGGTCATGTGACAAGCCTCCAGATGGACCACTGCCCCGAGGTCGTGGTGGGGGTCGAGGACG TGGGCCTCGAGGAAGACGGAATCTTGGTGACTTTATGGATAAAGACAGACGCATGGATGACGGCTACAATCGGGACAGGGATTACCAAAAGCGCGATCGGGATTATGAAAATCGAGACCAAGATAACCCAAATAACCATGGTGACTATCATTACGAGCGGCGTTTTGACCAGAACTCAGACTCTCGTAGTGATTATGAGAATGTTCGACGTGGTGGCAGTAGAGGACGTGCTGGAGACAGGGGACGAGGTGGCGATAGGGGACGAGGTGGACCTCGTGGCAGGGGGGGCAGGGGACAATTTACAGATCGTGGCAGGGGTGGCCGAGGACAGTTCTCAGATCGTGGTCGGAGAACTGACATGCAGAACTCTGGCGGACGTTTCAGAGATCATAACGAAAAAGAGAATAACGAAGTGATTCATCGACATGTTGAAGTGCAAAGTTCCCCAGAAACCAGGCAGGACAATTTTGTTGTTAATTTACAATTTGAGCAGCCAGGGAAGCAATCGGAGCAGTGGCCCACTCCTGAAGAGGCTGTGGCACCAAGGTCAAAGTCTGAGCCAAGGTTTGACCAGAGGTCAGATCCAAGGTCAGACCAGAGGTCAAATCCAAGGTCAGAACAGAGGTCAGATCCAAGGTCAGACCAGCGGTCAGAACCAAGGTCACCTAGGGCAAACACGAGAAAGCAATGGACTAATAGTAGCTATAAACCGAGAAATAGTCAAGATGCTCGAGGTGATTCTCGTGGTCAAGGTCATCATGAGAATGCTAAACCTGTTACCACGGTGACGACTGATTATCAACGTGAGACGCGATCTGCTTCACCTGTTAGAGACACTAATACGCCAACTGGTGTGAATCAAGAAAAGAAGTCGTATTCTCGGGATCGGCACGCTAGGAATTACACTGGTCGTCGCAGTCAAGAGGGCGGCCATAGTAACCGAGTGATGAACTTGGAACGGCAGATTGATAACATGCGTTTGGAGGAGGATGAAAGACGCTCGGATCAGAAGAAGGAAAGGCAGAATG CGAATGAAAAGAAATCTTCTCATCCTCAAAAGTCTGGGCCTCCAGCTGATCAAAAAGGAGCGCCACCTATGGATGCGACATCTAAACAGGATCCGAACCAGAGCCGTCCTAAACGCTACTCATCACAGAGACAGCGTAACATGGCCGACATCAGCTACCAGTCGCAAGAGCAGCTGGCGTATTATGGGCCTGGAAGTG GTTACCCCCCTCCATCGATGTTCCCTTCAGGTGGCCCAGAGGTGAGCACCACCTATCAGCCATCAATGATACCACAGGGCGTTCCATACACAGTGCCAG CCGGGGCCCAAGCACCTCAAGTCAGCACCCAAGCGAGGATCTTCCCTCAACAACCAGTCTCCATAGCACCTGGTAACCAGCCAGTGGCAGCCAACATGTTACCGGGTCAGTTCGTCGCACCGATGATGGGCTACCCACCTCCACCGATCATGGGCCACCCAATAGTTGGACAGATTCCGGTGCCGATAAGTGCCGCTTTACCTGTCAGTGCTGCGCCGTCACAGTCACTTCCTCCTCAGCCTGCCAACCAATCACAG ACAAACCGAGAGTATAGCAGAGGTGGCACCACCTATTATCCACCTGAGGCACAACAGATCGTCAGTCCCAAAAGATCACCGGCAAGACGGCCGAAGGCAGCCATACCCATCGTAAATCCACAG TTTCCTGAACATGAGAGAAAGACAACTAGTCGTACTAGTTTAAGACAATAA
- the LOC135499522 gene encoding actin-related protein 3, with the protein MAGRLPAVVLDGGTGYTKMGYAGNTEPQFIVPSAIAVKEGAEAAKKVNKGVSDLDFFIGDEAIDAPRYATKWPIRHGIVEDWDLMERFYEQAIFKYLRAEPEDHYFLLTEPPLNTPENREYTAEIMFESFNVPGLYIAVQAVLALAASWTSRQVGERTLTGTVIDSGDGVTHVIPVAEGYVIGSCIKHIPIAGRDITYFIQQLLRERETGIPPEQSLETAKAIKEKFSYICPDIVKEFTKYDQDPAKWIKNFDGKNSITKQPFCVDVGYERFLGPEIFFHPEFANPDFNTPISEVVDTVIQNCPIDNRRGLYKNIVLSGGSTMFRDFGRRLQRDVKRVTDARLKLSAELSGGKLKPTPIDVQVITHHMQRYAVWFGGSMLASTPEFYEVCHTKADYDEHGPSICRHNPVFGVMS; encoded by the exons ATGGCTGGTAGACTTCCTGCGGTGGTTCTGGATGGTGGTACCGG CTACACCAAAATGGGCTATGCTGGGAACACCGAGCCGCAGTTCATTGTGCCGTCTGCCATTGCCGTCAAAGAAGGAGCGGAGGCCGCCAAGAAGGTTAATAAAGGTGTCAGCGACCTTGACTTCTTCATTGGAGACGAGGCCATAGATGCACCAAGATATGCTACAAAG TGGCCCATACGTCACGGTATTGTCGAAGACTGGGACTTGATGGAAAGGTTTTATGAACAGGCAATCTTCAAATATCTCCGAGCAGAACCAGAGGATCACTATTTCCTTTTG acGGAACCTCCACTAAATACACCAGAAAACCGAGAGTATACTGCTGAAATCATGTTTGAGTCTTTCAATGTTCCTGGCCTTTACATTGCCGTACAG GCTGTTCTTGCCCTTGCCGCGTCGTGGACGTCACGACAGGTTGGAGAGAGGACACTCACTGGGACGGTCATCGACTCTGGGGACGGTGTCACTCATGTTATACCAGTG GCCGAGGGCTACGTGATTGGTAGCTGTATTAAACACATCCCAATCGCTGGGCGAGATATCACCTACTTCATCCAGCAGCTATTGAGAGAGAGGGAAACAGGCATTCCACCAGAGCAGTCTCTGGAAACTGCTAAAGCTATAAAG gaaaagtttAGTTATATCTGCCCAGACATAGTGAAAGAATTTACCAAATATGACCAAGACCCGGCCAAATGGATCAAAAACTTTGATGGCAAGAATTCAATAACGAAGCAGCCATTCTGCGTGGATGTAGGATACGAGCGATTCTTAGGCCCAGAAATATTCTTCCACCCTGAA TTTGCCAACCCTGATTTCAACACCCCCATCTCAGAGGTGGTTGATACTGTGATCCAGAATTGTCCAATTGATAATAGGAGAGGGTTATATAAG AATATTGTACTCTCTGGTGGCTCAACAATGTTCCGAGACTTTGGCCGACGGCTGCAACGTGATGTAAAACGTGTCACAGATGCCAGGTTGAAACTTAGTGCTGAACTTAGCGGGGGTAAATTAAAG CCAACACCAATTGATGTGCAAGTGATCACCCATCATATGCAGCGATATGCCGTCTGGTTTGGGGGCAGTATGTTAGCATCGACG CCTGAATTCTATGAAGTGTGTCACACGAAGGCAGACTACGACGAGCATGGTCCGAGTATCTGTCGTCACAATCCTGTGTTTGGTGTTATGTCCTAG